The nucleotide sequence TGGATAAATTGCGTAACCCACCTGAGAAACCATTAAAACCACCAAACCGACCACAGTCAGTAGTTGTCGGTTAACTCGATCAGCCAAAATTCCTGATAGCGGGCTAACAATCAACATGGTTACTGACTGTAGCATTACTAGCAGCCCACTTTGCAGTGGAGTCATTAGTCCATAACTTTGTAAGTAAAATGGCAACATAATGTTTGAAACTGCGTTAACCATCATCGTCAAAAATAGTGCAGTAATTGATATCATGAATGGCTTGTTATGAAGTACCTTCGGCGAAATCCAAGGACTTTTGGCATGGTCATCTTGGATAAATGAGTACGCAGTGATTCCCCCACCAACAATTAGGAAGGCAAATCCCATCAAAATATCCTTACCACCTTGGAAAAATGGGCCACTCAGGAAGAAAATCAGCATTCCCACTGTGAATAGTGACTGTCCCTTCCAGTTTGCCCCCTTCATAGTGGAACCAACTGAATTGATGCTTTCCTTGGGAATTTGGAGAACCTTACGACCAAAATACAGCACAATCAAAGAGATAGGAATGTTTAGCCAGAAAATCCAGCGCCAACTTCCGATAGACATAATTAATCCACCAACCGCCGGCCCAGAAATTGCACCTGCGGAAATAAACATCGAAATATACGATAGGGCCTCTGCACGACGTTTATCAGGAAAATAATCGGTAACAATTCCCATCGAATTAGCCATGATCATTGCAGAGCCAATCGCCTGAATAATTCTTCCAACAATAATCACCCAAAAAGTTGGTGCAAACCCAGTAATCGCCGAGCCAATCAGGAATGCAATTCCTCCATTTAAAAATATGTAACTCTTTGAAATTTCGTCCCCTAAATGGCCAAACATTACCAGTAAAATGGCAGTAGTAATCAGTCCAGACTGAACTACCCAAGTTGCTAAACCACTTGAAATTCCAAGTGACAACGCAATTTTAGGCAATGCCAAGTTGGTACTTGATCCAGATAAACTCGATAAAAATGCAAATGAACCAAGAACCCCGATAATTGCTAAGTTTTTCTTTTCCATTTTTCTGGCCTCCCCCTTTGGTTTCTCATTATTTATAACATAAATGGCAGAGAATTCATCGAATTATGCTTGTAAAAAGTTAGTGGCTTGGCTTACCGCACAAAAAAACCGTAAACCATTCAAATTAACGTTTGAATGCTTTACGGCTATTCATTTATTTTGTTTATCTGCAACTACTTTTCTGACTCTTCAATACTCTTGTCAATTTCATCATCTGCAAAGTCATGTTGCATATAGTCATTATCGCTTACGGGTAGGTGTTGTTCTAAGGTATCAAACTGTTGAATAGTAACCTCAGCTTGATCAACCGCAAATCCCAAAACGTGCCCACCAAAGTCATGGGCGTCACTCATAAAGTGATAGTGGAACCCACCGACTGCTGCACCATTAAACAACTCTGGTGAGTAGTAACCCAGCAACGTTCCTTCAACTGTGTCACGCTTGAAGACGCTTTGCTGCTTAGCAGTTTCGGACAATGTTTTATATGGCACATCAGATTTGGCAACGGCTCGAGTTGTAACGTCCGTGAACGTTCCCTGAACTTTAACAGAGAAAAACGTATTGGCACTGCGTGATAGTTCAAGAATTTGTTTACTTAAATCGGCCATTTTTACGTTTTCGACAGTTGCTAGCGGTTGATAATCCGCCCAGTTTGCATTAGCAAACGGCATGGTAAAATCACCATTAACGATGTTTACCTCACCCTTAGAGTTGACTTGATATGGCTTGCCATCCAAAATAACGAGTTCGCCATCCAGTCCTTCACCGGTCCCGATTCCAGTATCACCATGTTTTAGGAAATCAGCCATTGTGGTAGTTCCCTTCAATAATCCTGGGACTAACAATGCCAGCGTCCCGTGTTGATATAACGTACTGGTTTTACTCATTGATATCATCCCTTCAACAAATTAATTTAAAATGTCATCTAATAAAGTTGACTTCAACTTAATGTTATCACTGTAATCAACCGGAACATCAATTACTGAAGGACCATCTTCTGATTTGGCTGCCTTTAAGGCTGAAATAAGTTCTTCCTTGGTAGTTGCTGTGTGGCCATGAGCACCAAAACTCTCAGCATACTGGGCAAAATCTACTTTACCTAGAGTAACTCCAGCATCCTTACCATATTTGGCAACTTCTTGGAACTTAACCATATCGTAGTACCCATCGTTAAAGATTACTTGGACAATATTCAAGTTTAATCTAACCGCAGTTTCTAACTCAGCTCCTGAGAACAAGAAACCACCATCGCCAGACACTGAAACAACTGGCTTTTCTGGGAATTCAAGTGCTGCTGAGATTGCCCAAGGTAGTGATACCCCAAGAGTTTGCATCCCGTTACTAAATAACAAGTGGCGAGGCTTGTAACTTCTAAAGTAACGAGCCATCCAGATATAAAAACTACCAACATCAACAGTAACGATTGTGTCTTCAGTTGTTTCTGATTGAAGGGCGTCAACCACTTCAAGTGGGTGAACAAACCCATCTTTAGCTGGTGAAGTTTCGATGGTTCCTTCATCAAATCTAGATCTTAAATCATCCAATTTCTTTTCAACATTGCTTGCCAACGGTTCAGTACCTGCAACTTGTTCAGCTAGTTGATCAAATGTCTTAGCAATGTCTGCTTGAATTGTCATTTCGGGTTGATAATCAAATGAGATTTCAGGGGCAATTTCGTCGATACTAACAATCTCTGATTTATGGTCAGCATTCCAGAATCTAGCTTCATACTCAACTGGATCATAACCAACGGTAATTACGAGATCACTTTCTCTTAAAATTGCATCACCAATTTGGTTTCTAAACAAACCAACTCGACCAAAGTAATTACCCTCTAATTCTTTAGAAATGATTCCAGCACCTTGAAAGGTTTCAACAACTGGAACAGCTAAATTACTTAAAAACTTTTTGATTGCGTCAGCATTTTCAGGTCTTGAAGCTCTCATCCCTGCAAGAATAACTGGCATCTTAGCTGCCTTAATTTTAGCAACGATTTTTTCAACACTAGCTTGGTCTGCGGTGCTCTTAACTGGTTCTTGAACCTTTTCAATAACTGGTCTGTCAGATTCTCCACCTAACACATCTCCAGGAATCGATACAAATGTGGCTCCAGCTTTAGGAGCTACAGCTGCTTGATAAGCGTTGGTAAAGGCTTCCGAAACGTTATTTGAATCCTGAATTTCCACACTTGTCTTAGTAACAGAACTCATAATCGCCTGACTTGGAATACTTTGATGAGTTAAACGGGCAACGTCATCACGAGGCACTTGGCCTCCGATTGCAATCACCGGATCAGCCTCAGAGGTAGCGGTCAATAGTCCGGTAATCAAGTTAGAAACCCCAGGACCAGAGGTCGTTGCGGCTACTCCTGGTTTGCCTGTTAACCTACCAATTCCTTGTGCCATGAAGGCAGCATTTTGCTCGTGGCGTGTTACTATTAATTGCGGAGCTTTAGGATCATCATTGTACTTTAAATCCTCAAACAATTGGTCAACTTTAGCACCAGGAACCCCAAACACATACTTAATTCCTTGGTTGATCATACTTTGAATTAAAGATTTTGAACCAGTCATTTTATCACTCATTACAAGCACCTCGATTTTTTGTGTGTTGAATTGTCAACACATTTAAGATATACTCACTGTGTTGAATTGTCAACACGAATTTGAAAGGATTATTTATGAAAGACCTTGGCTATTTAGCGCAGGATATCTCAATCCTGCACCGTCAGTACTACAAAGATACTGGCAAAATTTTCAGTGAATATCAATTAAATCCGACTGCTGTCTGTATTTTACTAACAGTCCATGACAAACCTGGAATCAACCAAAATCAGGTTTCAAAAGAATTGGTAATTGATCGTGGGTTAGCAACTCGGGAAGTTAAAAAGATGGAACAGATTGGCTTGCTGACCCGTGCTGCTGGCCATGGAAAAGCATTAACTTTGCAAACCACTGATTCCGGGGAAAAATTGATTCCCACAGTTCAAAAGGTACGCAGCAACTGGTGGGAAAATCGGCTAAAGGAGTCGGGAATTACAGTCGATAGTCCACTGTTTTCAGCGATTGACCAAGTAGTTGGTAAAATTGTTGGAAATTAGGTAATTAAAAGTTTCAAAACTGAAAAATAAGCTACGATGGGTGTTTTCATCGTAGCTTATTTTTTACTCACATCTAGGATTCACTTCCATACTAACCGGCAGTCATTGTTGACGATTTATGCAAATCGCCAGTTTGAACAAAATGTCTGACCTGTTGTGCTTTTTCAAAGTCATCCGTTATTAGTCCTGCAACGCCTTTGGAAAATAGTGTGGCCATTTTGCGTCCATCATCGACCGTCCAAATTCTCTCCTTCACACCAGACACCGGCTGATAGTGATGTAAATGTAGGCCACTAAGTCCTTCAGTAATTACAAACTCACCTGGATTTTGAATCCTATGATCTGATAAGAAGCAATAGTTACCTGCTGCAGCAATTTGGCGAGCAATTCGTAAACTATCAATATTAAAGGACGAGTAGATCACGTCACGCTTTAAGTTGGCTGCCCTAACCATTGCCAACACCTTGGGCTCAATATTCGGGTAATGAATTTTATTCGTTTTAAACTCTAGATTTAGTAACCCATCAAAATTCTGAACCAAGGATAAAAATTCACTCAGGCTTGGAATCGGTTCCCCATTAGCTAGTTTAAATTTGCGTAGGTCTTGAAAATCATAATCAAACACTCGCCCTTTGCCGTTAGTTGTTCGATTGATTTTTTCATCGTGAATCACCACAGGAACACCATCTTTTGTAAGGTGGACATCAAATTCCAACCCATCAATTCCATGATCAATTGCATACTCAAACCCTGCTAGCGAATTTTCTGGGAATCTTGCTGGAAAACCACGATGACCAAAAATCAGTGTTTTATTATTCATGATAAAGCCTCCAATTAGTATCCGTTTGCCCGATTGTTATTTTTGATGTATTCGTTCATGCCATCTTGAGCAGTCTTCAATGACTTATCGATATTACTACCGTTATATATTTGCTGCATTGCTGTTTGAGTGAGCACTCGTTCTTGAATTAAACCTTCCAATAAAATTCCTGAATTGGCTGAGTTTGGCTTGGTGTGCGCCAACTGTTCACCAGGAACCTTAGCTGCAGGTACTTTCTTGTACAAATCCTTCAAAATTTTTGTTTTTTGCGAATCCTTGTTTAGGGCTAAATACCCCGTTTGTTGTTGCCACTTGGCTTGATTTTCAGGTTTCATCAAGAACTTAATGAATTGCCAAGCTCCTTCTTGAACATTCTTAGGCTTATCATTTGAAATCCACATCGAGGCTCCACCAATGGCTACCCCGTTTGACTTAGTCCCATCCGCGTGTGGATATTCAGTGATTCCTAACTTGTCCTTCATCCCCGTTGTCAATTGGCCAATGTACGCAGACGATTGAATAAATACACCCAATTTTCCAGACAAAAATGCCGCAATTTCGTTAGCTTCAGCACTACTACCGGATCCAAAATTAATAAAGTTCTTCTTTTTAATATTTTCTCTGACCCACTCCATTGCATGCTTGGCAGCAGGCGTGTCCAGCTTGATCTTTGTAGGTGTCTTTTCCCGACCATTTTGATTATTGGCTAAACGTTCCTTCTGGTTCGCCATAAATTCTTCAAGGAGCCAAGCGTACTCTTCAACCGTCATTCCCTTGATTTTCCCCTTTGACTTCTGGGTAATTTCCGTAGCTAATTTTGTAATGTCGCTATAACTCGGTGACTTAGGCGGGTTCTTAATTCCCAATCTTTTCAGCATCGATTGATTGTAATAAAGAACTGGTTGAGAAGTGTTAAAGGGCATTGAAACTTGAACCCCATTCTTTGAATAGAACTTTTTAGCAACGGGCATAATCTTGCTCATGTCGTAGTGATCACGGTCAATAAATTTTTGAACAGGAGTTGTCATCTTTGAATTTGCCAATTGGGTAGTTGAAATTTCAAATGATTGGAATAGTGCTGGTGATGCGTTTGATCCGTGGGTATGATTAATTTTTTGAACGACTTCGTTATAACTACCCTCAAACTCAGGCACAACCTTGTACTTGGACTGCGATGCGTTGAATTCATTTGCAAACTTTGTCAATTGAACTTGTCCTGGACCCGTCATTTCATTCCAAAACACAATTTTTGTTTTGTCTGCGGCTTTGGACTTTACACATCCACTAACGCCCAATGCCAACAGAAGGATGGCTCCAAGTGCTCCTAAGGCTTTTAATTTCAATTTTAAAATCTCCTTTACTTAACTGATCCCTCATTAAGGCCGGCCTTAAAGTAATGTTGCCCAATAAATAACACGATTAGGGTTGGAATCACGACGATGGCTGCACTAGCTTGAATCATTCCCCAATTGTTAAACGTTTCTTGCGATTGCAACTGGCGAAGTCCATCTTGAACAGGTCTGAATTTGTCAGAAAAGGTCGTCAGCATTGGCCATAAATACTGGTTCCAGCTTCCAAGAAAACTGTAAGCAGCTAGCGTAAATAAACTAATTTTTGAATACGGTAGCACTACATGCCAGTAATACTGTAAGTGGGAAAGTCCTTCAATATCGCTAGCTTCCTTTAGCTCTTTAGGCATCTGCATAAATGATTGACGGAGCATGAACGTTCCAAAAGCAGTAGTAAAAAACGGAATAATCATGACAGCATAGTGATCCAACAGGCCCAAATTTTTAACCGTTGTAAAGTTAGGAATCACTTGAGCTTCAAATGGCAGCATCATTGTGGCCAAAAACAAGTAAAAGATTGCATTTCTACCCTTAAAGTTTAAGAAAACAAAAGCATAAGCTGACATCGAGCAGAATCGTAATTGAGCCAGCATCGTTCCCACTGAAATGACTAAACTATTGAACAGATAACGCAAGATTGGCGTCGTGGTAATTGCATCAACATAATTTTGAAATGTTAGGTGGCTACTAAAAATCGTTCCCTTAGCAATCTCATCAGTTGGTAAAAAGCTTGTCCAAAGTCCTAAAACAAACGGACTAATTACTAGGAACATCAGGAAAATCAACAAGACATACTTTGAAATTTTTACATATGCATTGATCCGACTCCTGGTCGGAATTGGTCCCATCAAATCCATTAGTAATTCACCCGTCTTTCCAAAACTTTAAATTGAATCAAAGTCATAATTGCAATAATTACTGTCAGAATAATTGATTCGGTACTTGCTTGTCCGTAGTTACCATTTAAAAATGCATCCTGGTAAATTCGGTAAACAAGGAAGTTAGTAGCGTTATTGGGTCCCCCCGCCGTCATCAGGTCAATCAAGCCAAAGCTCTTGAATGCATCAATCATAGTAACAATCATCACGAAGAACAAAGTTGGAGAAATCATCGGAACTGTAATTTTAAATACTTGAGAAATTTTGGAAACCCCAGCCACATCCGCCGCTTCGTATAAGTTTCTAGGAACCTGTTGTAGTGCCCCAAAGATAATTAAGAATGTGAACCCTAAGTTCATCCATACCGTAGTGGTAACAATTGCGACCATTGCTAATTTAGGATCTGTTAGCCAATTTAAAACTGGTAGGTGAAGCCAATTGGATAATTGCGTCAGCACCCCAACTGAAGGGTTAAAAACAAACAACCAGAAGATTGCAGCAACAGAAACCGAAACTCCCATAGTTGAGGAGAACAGCGTTCTAAACCAGCGAATTCCCTTTAGATTTTGGTCGGCAGCAACCGCTAATAGTAATCCAATTGCAACTGTGGCAACACAAACCAACGCAACGTAAATTAATG is from Lentilactobacillus curieae and encodes:
- a CDS encoding MFS transporter, whose translation is MEKKNLAIIGVLGSFAFLSSLSGSSTNLALPKIALSLGISSGLATWVVQSGLITTAILLVMFGHLGDEISKSYIFLNGGIAFLIGSAITGFAPTFWVIIVGRIIQAIGSAMIMANSMGIVTDYFPDKRRAEALSYISMFISAGAISGPAVGGLIMSIGSWRWIFWLNIPISLIVLYFGRKVLQIPKESINSVGSTMKGANWKGQSLFTVGMLIFFLSGPFFQGGKDILMGFAFLIVGGGITAYSFIQDDHAKSPWISPKVLHNKPFMISITALFLTMMVNAVSNIMLPFYLQSYGLMTPLQSGLLVMLQSVTMLIVSPLSGILADRVNRQLLTVVGLVVLMVSQVGYAIYPATMQLPLIIWPIVLNGVGMALFLSPNNALTMGLVDRSLAGIAGSVNSFARTLGMTIGISFSSSLLFVQIPGVVRITPQLGSNFMSAFMNVFGIATVVSGLTLIMVLIRYLQNRKVSKKTASVSK
- the budA gene encoding acetolactate decarboxylase, with translation MSKTSTLYQHGTLALLVPGLLKGTTTMADFLKHGDTGIGTGEGLDGELVILDGKPYQVNSKGEVNIVNGDFTMPFANANWADYQPLATVENVKMADLSKQILELSRSANTFFSVKVQGTFTDVTTRAVAKSDVPYKTLSETAKQQSVFKRDTVEGTLLGYYSPELFNGAAVGGFHYHFMSDAHDFGGHVLGFAVDQAEVTIQQFDTLEQHLPVSDNDYMQHDFADDEIDKSIEESEK
- the alsS gene encoding acetolactate synthase AlsS; this encodes MSDKMTGSKSLIQSMINQGIKYVFGVPGAKVDQLFEDLKYNDDPKAPQLIVTRHEQNAAFMAQGIGRLTGKPGVAATTSGPGVSNLITGLLTATSEADPVIAIGGQVPRDDVARLTHQSIPSQAIMSSVTKTSVEIQDSNNVSEAFTNAYQAAVAPKAGATFVSIPGDVLGGESDRPVIEKVQEPVKSTADQASVEKIVAKIKAAKMPVILAGMRASRPENADAIKKFLSNLAVPVVETFQGAGIISKELEGNYFGRVGLFRNQIGDAILRESDLVITVGYDPVEYEARFWNADHKSEIVSIDEIAPEISFDYQPEMTIQADIAKTFDQLAEQVAGTEPLASNVEKKLDDLRSRFDEGTIETSPAKDGFVHPLEVVDALQSETTEDTIVTVDVGSFYIWMARYFRSYKPRHLLFSNGMQTLGVSLPWAISAALEFPEKPVVSVSGDGGFLFSGAELETAVRLNLNIVQVIFNDGYYDMVKFQEVAKYGKDAGVTLGKVDFAQYAESFGAHGHTATTKEELISALKAAKSEDGPSVIDVPVDYSDNIKLKSTLLDDILN
- a CDS encoding MarR family winged helix-turn-helix transcriptional regulator, whose protein sequence is MKDLGYLAQDISILHRQYYKDTGKIFSEYQLNPTAVCILLTVHDKPGINQNQVSKELVIDRGLATREVKKMEQIGLLTRAAGHGKALTLQTTDSGEKLIPTVQKVRSNWWENRLKESGITVDSPLFSAIDQVVGKIVGN
- a CDS encoding glycerophosphodiester phosphodiesterase family protein, whose translation is MNNKTLIFGHRGFPARFPENSLAGFEYAIDHGIDGLEFDVHLTKDGVPVVIHDEKINRTTNGKGRVFDYDFQDLRKFKLANGEPIPSLSEFLSLVQNFDGLLNLEFKTNKIHYPNIEPKVLAMVRAANLKRDVIYSSFNIDSLRIARQIAAAGNYCFLSDHRIQNPGEFVITEGLSGLHLHHYQPVSGVKERIWTVDDGRKMATLFSKGVAGLITDDFEKAQQVRHFVQTGDLHKSSTMTAG
- a CDS encoding ABC transporter substrate-binding protein; amino-acid sequence: MKLKALGALGAILLLALGVSGCVKSKAADKTKIVFWNEMTGPGQVQLTKFANEFNASQSKYKVVPEFEGSYNEVVQKINHTHGSNASPALFQSFEISTTQLANSKMTTPVQKFIDRDHYDMSKIMPVAKKFYSKNGVQVSMPFNTSQPVLYYNQSMLKRLGIKNPPKSPSYSDITKLATEITQKSKGKIKGMTVEEYAWLLEEFMANQKERLANNQNGREKTPTKIKLDTPAAKHAMEWVRENIKKKNFINFGSGSSAEANEIAAFLSGKLGVFIQSSAYIGQLTTGMKDKLGITEYPHADGTKSNGVAIGGASMWISNDKPKNVQEGAWQFIKFLMKPENQAKWQQQTGYLALNKDSQKTKILKDLYKKVPAAKVPGEQLAHTKPNSANSGILLEGLIQERVLTQTAMQQIYNGSNIDKSLKTAQDGMNEYIKNNNRANGY
- a CDS encoding carbohydrate ABC transporter permease; protein product: MGPIPTRSRINAYVKISKYVLLIFLMFLVISPFVLGLWTSFLPTDEIAKGTIFSSHLTFQNYVDAITTTPILRYLFNSLVISVGTMLAQLRFCSMSAYAFVFLNFKGRNAIFYLFLATMMLPFEAQVIPNFTTVKNLGLLDHYAVMIIPFFTTAFGTFMLRQSFMQMPKELKEASDIEGLSHLQYYWHVVLPYSKISLFTLAAYSFLGSWNQYLWPMLTTFSDKFRPVQDGLRQLQSQETFNNWGMIQASAAIVVIPTLIVLFIGQHYFKAGLNEGSVK
- a CDS encoding carbohydrate ABC transporter permease, translated to MEQQSVPSKVTEQGTRKTVIKPTTADQNWAREHLNALIFLGPSLLVLGVFVFYPMIKTLYLSLFLTNDAGKATVFVGFSNYLSLFKNPGYLSSLVSTLIYVALVCVATVAIGLLLAVAADQNLKGIRWFRTLFSSTMGVSVSVAAIFWLFVFNPSVGVLTQLSNWLHLPVLNWLTDPKLAMVAIVTTTVWMNLGFTFLIIFGALQQVPRNLYEAADVAGVSKISQVFKITVPMISPTLFFVMIVTMIDAFKSFGLIDLMTAGGPNNATNFLVYRIYQDAFLNGNYGQASTESIILTVIIAIMTLIQFKVLERRVNY